The following are encoded together in the uncultured Sphaerochaeta sp. genome:
- a CDS encoding glycoside hydrolase family 9 protein, whose amino-acid sequence MGLRRITLTVILLVSVPVLLCAMPSIERLFSVREHREFKEAVLSVHMASEQVVVVGFTDSYHPDSLPSNPLVSVPSDWLINDQHPTSVYHAARAVNELPKQGNTYPVEVGYFLYLELDEPLENHKRYEIKSPFGSHSFVFDDSVIFNESIKVNQVGYHPDSTVRYANLGVFLGDGGSRKVKEDLPYSVITEDGTIVHTGVVEYRGDDTSFGEDTITSGEYVYRLDLSEVERGGPYRIHIAQWGVSYPFFISYESVDQIATTALRGLYHQRCGTALELPYTPYERDACHTEVALTKTEWGQSTFIDVPKGTPMLPITGGHHDAGDFDRRPYHTLVPIMLLSYLEAFPTHFSDGQASIPESGNGLPDFLDEALWAIQGWEALQITDPMDPDYGMVMAGTETSSHPEYGIVQADTDRLTYGTFAVDEQVSAFTAGMMAHASRLLLEYGEVWKARSHQLYERALLAWNALEVAQPTTSTMYAALQLYLTSSTIGEEHTANVFHQRFLQDAEALLIEDGYWPEQYRPGNITATCHTFHFSSYLLTDQMVDEELSTALEELIFHQAEKGGYMGFDMDTALYPLGVSKSYGWGAATAQGRYADVHAFAYRLAKSEEERKKQFAILTQYADYALGLNPLGVSFVTGLGSKQPNSPLHLDSWRAVERGLPPVPGLILYGPTSGRSGAAYQLAVSDTLYPVWEEQPQQRRWADGWSLVNNNEFTIWETMVWNIALYGAVNTHPVNGR is encoded by the coding sequence ATGGGTTTGAGACGAATTACACTTACCGTTATCCTGCTGGTATCTGTCCCGGTTTTGTTGTGTGCAATGCCTTCAATTGAACGGCTTTTCTCTGTAAGAGAGCATAGGGAATTTAAAGAGGCAGTATTGTCGGTGCATATGGCGAGTGAACAGGTAGTGGTAGTCGGTTTCACCGATTCCTATCACCCTGATTCTCTCCCCTCCAACCCGCTTGTCTCCGTTCCCTCTGATTGGCTCATCAATGACCAGCATCCAACTTCTGTCTACCACGCTGCACGGGCGGTAAATGAACTTCCCAAACAGGGCAATACTTATCCCGTTGAGGTAGGATATTTCCTCTATCTCGAGCTTGACGAGCCATTGGAGAATCACAAACGGTATGAGATAAAAAGTCCGTTTGGCTCTCACTCTTTCGTATTTGATGATAGCGTCATTTTCAATGAGTCCATCAAGGTGAATCAGGTTGGCTACCATCCTGATAGTACTGTCCGCTACGCCAATCTGGGGGTATTCCTGGGCGATGGTGGGTCGAGAAAAGTGAAAGAGGACCTTCCTTACTCAGTGATCACGGAGGATGGAACGATAGTCCATACAGGTGTTGTCGAGTACAGAGGAGACGACACCAGCTTTGGAGAGGACACCATTACTTCTGGTGAGTATGTCTATCGTCTGGATCTCTCAGAGGTCGAAAGAGGAGGCCCCTATCGTATTCATATTGCTCAGTGGGGAGTTTCGTATCCATTTTTCATCTCCTATGAATCAGTTGACCAGATAGCAACCACAGCCCTCAGGGGATTGTATCACCAACGCTGTGGTACTGCTCTTGAGTTACCATATACTCCCTATGAGCGTGATGCTTGCCACACTGAGGTAGCTCTCACCAAGACTGAATGGGGGCAATCGACCTTCATTGATGTCCCCAAGGGGACGCCGATGCTTCCGATCACTGGTGGTCACCATGATGCAGGGGATTTTGACAGGAGACCCTATCATACTTTGGTACCTATCATGTTGCTCAGCTACCTGGAAGCATTTCCTACTCACTTCTCTGATGGTCAGGCCTCCATTCCTGAGTCAGGCAATGGGTTGCCTGATTTTCTGGATGAAGCCCTCTGGGCAATTCAGGGTTGGGAAGCCCTGCAGATCACCGATCCAATGGATCCTGACTATGGGATGGTTATGGCTGGGACTGAGACATCCTCCCATCCTGAGTATGGTATTGTTCAAGCCGACACCGATAGGCTCACCTATGGAACCTTTGCAGTGGATGAGCAAGTCTCTGCATTCACCGCTGGTATGATGGCCCACGCTTCACGCCTATTGCTGGAATATGGAGAAGTCTGGAAAGCACGCTCTCATCAGTTGTACGAAAGAGCCTTGCTCGCATGGAATGCGCTTGAAGTGGCTCAGCCCACCACCTCAACCATGTATGCTGCTCTCCAGCTCTACCTGACCAGCTCCACGATAGGCGAAGAGCATACTGCCAATGTATTCCACCAGCGATTCCTCCAAGATGCAGAGGCCCTGCTTATCGAGGATGGGTACTGGCCAGAGCAATACCGGCCTGGTAACATCACAGCCACCTGCCATACGTTCCATTTCAGTAGTTACCTGCTTACCGACCAGATGGTTGATGAGGAGCTCTCCACAGCGCTTGAGGAATTGATCTTTCATCAGGCTGAAAAGGGAGGGTATATGGGGTTCGATATGGATACTGCTCTCTATCCGCTCGGGGTGAGTAAGTCCTACGGCTGGGGGGCGGCTACCGCCCAGGGGCGGTATGCCGATGTCCATGCCTTTGCCTATAGGCTCGCAAAGAGCGAAGAGGAGCGGAAGAAGCAGTTTGCAATACTCACACAGTATGCAGACTATGCCTTGGGCCTGAATCCCCTTGGGGTGTCCTTCGTAACAGGGTTGGGCTCAAAACAGCCCAACAGCCCATTGCATCTTGATTCCTGGCGTGCAGTTGAGAGAGGCTTGCCACCGGTTCCTGGCCTTATCTTGTACGGCCCAACCTCTGGACGAAGCGGGGCTGCCTACCAGCTGGCTGTCTCTGATACCCTCTATCCGGTATGGGAAGAACAACCACAGCAGAGGCGATGGGCAGATGGGTGGTCCCTGGTGAACAATAATGAGTTCACCATCTGGGAGACGATGGTCTGGAATATTGCTTTATATGGAGCAGTGAACACCCACCCCGTCAACGGTCGATAA
- a CDS encoding GNAT family N-acetyltransferase, translating to MTKNERQKLTAQIDVWPPNAAFTADWNSLLEQTPFASAFDHLEWIKIGVSQFAKDAKILPCRFLDQEGTLACMGIFRMTEESGKILPRTVVRTIEFNSQRITPFIGADQQTTAEAIVALREAINKPVDSFDFFKLDPQGGTLEKLSGMLEAKSVPHSLEVFNEQPYFPLVGTWVEYLSDRTQGHRKRIRRYTRKLWEKYPDYHFTRYQSKADFTEESFSSVMEAILVLFDASWQAEALAEENALEDLKSFYQQVATVFLEKGLLDLCTLYCDHTLIAFELNLVYRGSVHMLFGAYNRDYADWSPGNAILSEIIQDSYKKEYEKIEFGGEYLDYKKLWTKSMVPSYHLRVHGNTLRAKLKKIIDR from the coding sequence ATGACAAAGAACGAGAGACAAAAACTGACCGCCCAGATTGATGTGTGGCCACCGAATGCTGCATTTACTGCCGATTGGAACTCCCTTTTGGAACAAACTCCTTTTGCCAGCGCCTTCGATCATCTCGAGTGGATAAAGATTGGTGTCAGCCAGTTTGCAAAGGATGCAAAAATTCTTCCCTGCCGCTTCCTGGACCAGGAAGGAACCTTGGCATGCATGGGAATCTTTCGCATGACAGAGGAATCAGGCAAGATACTACCACGGACTGTGGTACGTACCATTGAATTCAATTCACAAAGGATCACGCCCTTCATTGGAGCCGACCAGCAAACCACCGCAGAAGCAATCGTAGCACTGCGTGAGGCCATCAACAAACCGGTGGACTCCTTTGATTTCTTCAAACTCGACCCACAAGGCGGAACGCTTGAAAAACTTTCTGGTATGCTTGAGGCAAAGTCAGTGCCTCACTCTCTGGAAGTCTTCAATGAACAACCCTACTTCCCACTGGTGGGAACCTGGGTGGAATATCTCTCAGATCGTACCCAGGGACACCGAAAGAGAATCCGTCGCTATACCCGAAAACTCTGGGAGAAATACCCAGATTACCATTTCACCCGATACCAGAGCAAAGCTGATTTTACTGAAGAAAGTTTTTCCTCTGTCATGGAAGCGATACTTGTCCTTTTCGATGCAAGCTGGCAAGCAGAAGCACTTGCTGAGGAGAATGCCTTGGAGGACCTGAAGTCATTTTATCAACAGGTTGCCACAGTTTTCCTGGAGAAGGGCTTGCTCGATCTCTGCACACTATATTGTGATCACACACTTATCGCCTTTGAATTGAACCTTGTGTATCGCGGGTCGGTTCACATGCTCTTTGGTGCATACAACCGAGACTATGCAGACTGGTCTCCCGGCAATGCCATACTTTCGGAAATCATTCAGGACTCCTACAAGAAGGAGTACGAGAAGATAGAGTTCGGGGGTGAGTATCTCGATTACAAGAAGCTATGGACAAAGAGCATGGTACCCTCCTACCACCTGCGAGTTCATGGTAATACCTTGCGGGCAAAACTGAAGAAGATTATCGACCGTTGA
- a CDS encoding glycosyltransferase family 4 protein has product MKILIVTNLFPPVVLGGYEILCHQVVDALEDAGHTVTVLTSTQGDLPSTDSIIRELHVFQPFDKKVEGAMRREKIRAARHNAQSMKDLLAKSSFDVIFMWSMLRLTPSCAEVAERSGVPVVYTFNDEHPSGYLPARFSLSPRAFIRWVLDATVFKSLTNRSLQFEFTTCISKLLKENLLKAGMPIGSSQVIYQGIPIGQFPLREQGRHNEVPLRLLYAGQLHAYKGVHTLLEAMELVAQSDNPTRYQCSIVGAGTDEYEKQLASHAERLRIPVSFMGKVAHEEMAALYRCHDVLIFPSVWPEPFGLTHLEAMASGLPVISTVNGGQGEFLFDRVNCLSFPPSDAACLAHQIQTLADNPDLYHSLVEAGRDTVENGFTFSRYVADLQRLLELAISQAR; this is encoded by the coding sequence ATGAAGATTTTGATTGTAACGAATCTGTTTCCTCCCGTTGTCTTGGGTGGGTACGAGATACTGTGTCACCAAGTCGTGGATGCGCTTGAAGATGCCGGCCATACTGTGACTGTACTCACCAGTACGCAGGGGGACCTGCCTTCAACAGACTCCATTATTCGTGAGCTGCATGTCTTCCAGCCATTTGATAAGAAGGTTGAAGGGGCAATGAGGAGAGAGAAGATCAGAGCTGCTCGTCATAATGCACAAAGCATGAAGGATCTCCTTGCAAAATCTTCCTTCGATGTCATATTCATGTGGAGCATGCTCCGTCTCACGCCCTCATGTGCGGAAGTGGCAGAGAGGTCTGGAGTACCAGTGGTCTATACGTTCAATGATGAGCATCCAAGTGGATACCTTCCCGCGCGGTTTTCCCTTTCCCCGCGTGCCTTCATCAGATGGGTGCTTGATGCCACTGTTTTCAAGTCCCTTACCAATCGATCGTTGCAATTTGAGTTCACTACATGTATCAGCAAGTTGCTCAAGGAGAACCTGCTCAAGGCAGGGATGCCCATCGGGAGCAGTCAGGTAATCTACCAAGGCATTCCCATCGGTCAATTTCCCTTGAGGGAGCAGGGAAGACACAACGAAGTTCCACTTCGCCTACTCTATGCTGGCCAGTTGCATGCATACAAGGGAGTCCACACCCTCTTGGAAGCTATGGAATTGGTAGCACAGAGCGATAACCCCACCCGATACCAATGCTCCATTGTGGGAGCAGGTACAGATGAGTATGAAAAGCAACTGGCTTCTCACGCTGAACGCTTGAGGATCCCCGTCTCGTTCATGGGTAAGGTAGCCCATGAGGAGATGGCAGCTCTCTATCGCTGCCACGATGTACTGATTTTCCCCTCCGTCTGGCCTGAACCGTTTGGTCTTACGCATCTGGAGGCGATGGCTAGTGGCCTTCCTGTTATCAGTACGGTCAATGGAGGGCAAGGGGAGTTCCTCTTTGATAGGGTCAACTGTCTGAGCTTCCCACCCTCTGATGCTGCATGCTTGGCGCACCAAATCCAAACATTGGCTGATAATCCTGATCTCTATCATTCCCTGGTTGAGGCAGGCCGCGATACGGTCGAGAACGGGTTTACCTTCTCAAGGTATGTTGCAGATTTACAGCGGTTGCTGGAACTGGCTATCAGTCAAGCTCGCTAG
- a CDS encoding SpoIIE family protein phosphatase translates to MKDMNIEQICYKILLSIGDSLDLRKMLGMSLATYMKELECTMGAVLLAKQDEQEFGLQIAYAVPRSLNRQESFKTLMDELSHTSQLQENLVTRVGDGRYHVMSLADMGLLVLYRQTEELPEALLDALRPLNHKLGTACKACLQNTALENSSQRFMEMANMLPGLIVELDKEHHITFYNRRTHELFRQIDSDEFHPHHVEDFFPEDEIEHIHNVLHTLELKKTPLISEDFWMVNSRGTRFKVSFVLSPIHDGETIVGFRGIATDITERVRLEEEQKALLARVSDRVRELDCLFSILKLVADEKNTLSDIFNKAINTIHTTFLSHSSLSVGIEYGHSTYGNCKGACNGLAQEAPITVDSKERGKLIIQIGKDSIFTDEEILLIASLGTQFSSIAAKKETEEKIQSLYNDIMEDLDTAQSIQNYILPRWFKAEGNVIFSANYRPWAQIGGDLFDCLKISENRYVAYVADISGHGVQAALIMMGVKSVLGMILSTARPDCTPAEIVTRLNKTLSDGLFKDSYMTLCLCVVDIGNMTIQALNAGHPPMAIINRKQNTIRILDRLGDIPLGWDSDHEYSPSLVMEEPLSNDDMLVLYTDGVFESTNDAGETLELGRFLELLHTDSNENEVAMMPQECHAMVDRNGFIHRQDDFTCIAMQVREPSEYSTVLELPASLTMVDKTAQECADFILKLGKSEMDAWRCRIIASEFMNNIIVHGLETSLDEIIALEVSVGDEIILTIRDRAAVWDLPPHPESSEQFFDLLNEDEEASGRGMQIIYSLTKEQKRRRIHNVNETTFILAPSELD, encoded by the coding sequence ATGAAGGACATGAACATCGAACAGATCTGTTATAAAATTCTCCTCTCCATCGGGGATTCCCTTGATCTCAGGAAAATGCTTGGCATGAGCCTCGCTACATATATGAAAGAGCTTGAATGCACCATGGGAGCAGTACTGCTCGCAAAGCAGGATGAACAAGAATTTGGTCTTCAGATAGCATACGCTGTACCACGTTCCTTGAACCGACAAGAGTCTTTCAAAACCCTGATGGACGAACTCTCACATACAAGCCAGTTGCAGGAGAACTTGGTCACCCGGGTGGGTGATGGAAGATACCATGTAATGAGCCTGGCAGACATGGGACTGTTGGTCCTCTATAGGCAAACAGAGGAACTCCCTGAAGCATTGCTGGATGCACTTCGTCCACTCAACCATAAACTGGGTACAGCATGCAAAGCATGCTTGCAAAACACTGCACTTGAAAACAGCAGCCAGCGATTTATGGAAATGGCAAATATGCTTCCTGGGCTTATCGTAGAACTGGACAAAGAACACCATATCACATTCTACAACCGTCGTACGCATGAATTGTTCCGGCAGATTGACTCAGATGAATTTCACCCCCATCATGTCGAGGACTTCTTTCCTGAAGACGAAATTGAACACATCCACAATGTACTGCACACCTTGGAATTAAAAAAGACGCCCTTGATCAGTGAGGACTTCTGGATGGTGAACAGCAGAGGAACACGGTTCAAAGTGAGTTTCGTTCTCTCTCCCATTCATGATGGGGAGACAATCGTAGGTTTTCGGGGTATTGCCACAGACATTACTGAACGGGTTAGGCTTGAAGAGGAGCAGAAAGCTCTACTCGCTCGTGTATCGGACAGGGTACGTGAGTTAGATTGTCTTTTCAGCATCCTGAAGCTTGTCGCTGATGAGAAAAACACCCTTTCAGACATCTTCAACAAAGCAATTAATACCATCCATACCACCTTCCTCTCCCATTCCTCTCTCTCAGTTGGTATTGAATACGGACACAGCACCTACGGCAACTGCAAAGGAGCTTGTAATGGGTTGGCTCAAGAAGCCCCTATCACGGTTGACTCTAAGGAGCGAGGAAAACTCATCATTCAAATTGGGAAGGACAGCATCTTCACTGACGAAGAAATCCTCTTGATCGCTTCCCTTGGGACCCAGTTCAGTTCCATTGCAGCAAAGAAAGAGACAGAAGAGAAAATTCAGTCTTTGTATAACGATATCATGGAAGATCTGGATACAGCACAATCAATCCAGAACTATATATTACCACGTTGGTTCAAGGCTGAAGGGAATGTGATTTTCTCAGCAAACTATCGTCCTTGGGCTCAGATCGGAGGAGATCTCTTTGACTGCCTAAAAATCAGCGAGAACCGGTATGTGGCCTATGTGGCAGACATATCAGGACATGGTGTCCAGGCTGCCTTGATCATGATGGGGGTAAAATCGGTCTTGGGAATGATCCTTTCCACCGCTCGTCCAGATTGCACACCTGCTGAGATTGTCACAAGACTGAACAAAACCCTCTCTGATGGGCTGTTCAAGGACAGCTACATGACTCTCTGCCTCTGTGTCGTCGATATCGGAAACATGACCATCCAAGCACTGAATGCAGGACATCCCCCTATGGCCATTATCAACCGAAAGCAGAATACCATACGTATTCTCGACCGATTGGGAGACATCCCCTTGGGCTGGGACAGCGATCATGAATACAGCCCCTCCCTGGTCATGGAGGAACCTCTCTCCAATGATGATATGCTCGTCCTGTATACGGACGGGGTGTTCGAATCGACAAACGACGCAGGAGAAACCTTGGAACTGGGAAGATTCCTGGAACTTTTGCATACCGACAGCAATGAAAATGAGGTAGCGATGATGCCTCAGGAGTGTCACGCGATGGTCGATAGGAATGGTTTCATCCATCGCCAAGACGATTTCACCTGTATCGCCATGCAGGTCAGGGAACCCTCTGAGTACTCGACCGTACTTGAACTGCCTGCAAGCCTCACCATGGTGGACAAGACTGCACAGGAATGTGCTGACTTCATCCTTAAACTGGGAAAAAGTGAGATGGATGCCTGGCGTTGCAGGATTATTGCCAGTGAATTCATGAACAACATCATCGTACATGGATTGGAAACATCCCTTGATGAAATCATAGCATTGGAAGTCAGTGTTGGAGACGAAATCATCCTCACCATCCGAGACCGTGCAGCAGTATGGGACCTACCACCCCATCCAGAATCTTCCGAACAATTCTTCGACCTGCTCAATGAGGACGAGGAAGCCAGTGGACGTGGTATGCAGATCATCTATTCGCTGACAAAAGAACAAAAGAGGCGAAGGATCCATAACGTGAATGAGACAACCTTCATTCTTGCCCCTAGCGAGCTTGACTGA
- a CDS encoding AAA family ATPase: protein MANEPVAAKESFHIPLELRTIIKSLRMRLWVLIVIALLSAVTGVTAALLLGDRQYEATTVLYYAPIESYVSDTFRIYQSVGSGTELTYDQGTGLMKNLNTTDLVDYVNMVKIITNLEELRRRLSLESTLEELGSSISVDTAWDSNLMFISSRADRSKDAALKANTIRDIFLENSNRMIDQDIESKIADITLQYETTTADLEKAQQAFADFTRKHGIREIGTEAAQYTTEMLTLESTLARTESLIETAQEKVDKIKQELAIQKELYERERIEQSSQIVLDNLTAEEVANRIRLLQQQIEVMQAAKTDPVEEKRLKNAMVVAENGYVRGTVTRSQFEQAKYEYERFLAQKSTNAELEAVQKQLEKLLSSRITATSVTRTENTYELNLQTRLLESELQRIEANAEYQSSLARYDELKGKYVDLPLLTQEYTRLSGSMASLEAAAQGLNKVLKQYNLIKDQPHSDFSVVSEAIEPLYPLESNRRLIAIAVTMLCFLLGFTLLLVFIALDMRIKSAGDARQKLQVSILQSLSFIRKKTQLIPSPGAESAHIESYRILCRPLREAHPKPGATFLVTSTTQGEGKSTVASNIATVFGRHDERVLLIDAQIRKSQQPTPFAAFLIDEDPMVGDGLGEYLSYKVFDHQQIISPTTLSGVDVIVRRGEAVIPDLLQSARMRELMDNLKQQYSIIIMEGPPVQDCVDSDILASYADSILFVTACDTLKPDVIQKAIRRMQHTKAHFEGIILTKVRQPYLD, encoded by the coding sequence ATGGCTAATGAGCCGGTCGCAGCAAAGGAATCATTCCATATCCCACTCGAACTCAGAACCATCATCAAGAGCCTCAGGATGCGTCTGTGGGTACTTATCGTAATCGCATTGCTTAGCGCTGTGACTGGGGTGACTGCTGCCCTCCTGTTGGGAGATAGGCAGTATGAAGCAACCACGGTGCTCTATTATGCACCCATTGAATCATACGTCTCCGATACCTTCAGAATTTACCAGAGCGTCGGAAGCGGGACTGAACTTACCTATGACCAAGGCACTGGATTGATGAAAAACCTCAACACCACTGACTTGGTTGACTATGTAAACATGGTCAAGATTATCACCAACCTTGAGGAGTTAAGGAGAAGACTTAGCTTGGAGAGCACCCTCGAAGAGCTCGGCTCTTCTATCAGTGTAGACACAGCTTGGGATTCCAATCTCATGTTCATCTCATCCCGTGCAGACAGGTCCAAGGATGCAGCACTCAAAGCAAACACCATCCGCGATATCTTTCTTGAGAACAGCAACAGGATGATCGACCAAGACATCGAGAGCAAAATTGCCGATATCACACTTCAATATGAAACCACTACAGCAGATCTTGAGAAAGCCCAGCAAGCCTTCGCTGATTTCACCAGAAAGCACGGTATCAGAGAGATTGGAACCGAAGCAGCACAATATACCACTGAGATGCTTACCCTTGAGTCCACACTCGCAAGAACAGAAAGTCTGATTGAGACAGCGCAGGAGAAAGTTGACAAGATCAAACAGGAACTTGCAATTCAGAAGGAGTTGTATGAAAGAGAAAGAATTGAGCAATCTTCGCAGATAGTGTTGGACAACCTTACTGCGGAGGAAGTAGCAAACAGGATCCGGCTCCTACAACAGCAAATTGAGGTCATGCAGGCCGCAAAAACCGATCCAGTTGAAGAGAAAAGACTCAAGAATGCAATGGTTGTAGCAGAAAATGGGTATGTACGTGGTACTGTCACAAGAAGTCAATTTGAGCAGGCCAAGTATGAGTATGAACGGTTTCTTGCACAAAAATCGACCAACGCTGAACTGGAAGCAGTACAAAAGCAGTTGGAAAAGCTTCTCTCCAGTCGCATCACAGCCACCTCTGTAACACGGACTGAGAATACCTATGAGCTGAACTTACAGACACGATTGCTTGAAAGTGAACTGCAACGTATTGAAGCAAATGCTGAGTATCAGAGTAGCCTTGCGCGGTACGATGAGCTGAAAGGCAAGTATGTCGATCTTCCACTCCTTACCCAGGAATACACTCGACTCAGCGGTTCCATGGCATCCCTAGAAGCTGCGGCCCAAGGGCTCAACAAAGTCTTGAAACAGTACAACCTGATCAAGGACCAACCACACTCCGATTTTTCGGTTGTCAGTGAGGCAATTGAACCACTGTACCCACTTGAATCAAATCGCAGGCTTATTGCCATCGCCGTAACCATGCTTTGTTTCCTCCTTGGTTTTACTTTGCTTCTGGTATTTATCGCATTGGATATGAGAATCAAATCAGCCGGAGATGCAAGACAGAAATTGCAGGTATCCATCTTGCAGTCACTCAGTTTCATCAGGAAAAAAACACAGCTCATTCCGTCCCCTGGAGCTGAATCAGCCCATATTGAGTCATACAGAATTCTCTGCAGGCCGCTCCGTGAGGCTCATCCTAAGCCAGGGGCTACTTTCCTGGTTACGAGCACCACACAAGGAGAAGGAAAGTCCACGGTAGCGAGCAACATCGCTACAGTCTTTGGACGCCATGACGAACGGGTACTGCTTATCGATGCACAAATCCGTAAATCACAGCAGCCTACACCGTTCGCAGCATTCCTCATCGATGAAGATCCAATGGTAGGTGATGGGTTGGGAGAATACCTCTCGTATAAGGTATTCGACCACCAGCAGATTATCTCCCCCACCACACTCAGCGGTGTTGATGTCATCGTGCGCAGGGGAGAGGCTGTAATCCCTGACCTCCTGCAATCTGCACGAATGCGTGAGCTCATGGACAACCTCAAGCAACAATACTCAATCATCATAATGGAAGGACCACCAGTACAGGATTGTGTAGACTCAGATATCCTTGCATCCTATGCTGATTCCATCCTCTTCGTTACTGCCTGTGATACCCTGAAACCAGATGTCATCCAAAAGGCTATCAGGCGGATGCAACACACAAAGGCACATTTTGAGGGCATCATCCTTACCAAGGTAAGACAACCCTATCTGGATTGA
- a CDS encoding oligosaccharide flippase family protein yields the protein MNTTTRVRKVSINAATNYFRFFFTMVVSFWLIPFIINNLGAEAYGLWNLSFSIIGFFSLLDFGFGLGVVKWTGETSATGEIEYRNHMLSTIFFVYLAIAVVGMLFLSIFAVFYPTLFSIDTAIAPEAIAVLLILGIRSLAIQIPLSLFKGALFGEQEIHLTNIIQILGSLLYAVTVWFALSAGKGIVWLATMNCLAFLLENIAYVYFAYKNVKGLRISIRLVRKQDFSEAMGFSFYSFLTTIAGLVLFQTDAIIIQLFFGLELVGLYAVAIKVTEYAFLLTKQLVNVLTPLISELKAKQEHDTIRYLLLDLSKYIMATGFLIAGSVYVFGGDLLVLWVGEIYAEVTIPLLLLITSFVVSVPELVASNVLTMTGYHRFSAISAGLSTALNIAFSLLLIKPFGLTGIAMGTLISSSVVSGIVIPVKAARSYEFPYRRYISRVYLPAALPTILLVATGYLMKFFFSVDSLWDMMFMAIPGIVVYLLVFWIFFTDPVIKKNIKTKLVHPARR from the coding sequence ATGAACACTACTACGCGAGTTCGAAAAGTCTCAATCAATGCTGCTACAAACTACTTCCGTTTCTTCTTCACCATGGTAGTTTCATTCTGGCTTATCCCGTTCATCATCAACAACCTTGGGGCAGAAGCTTATGGCCTTTGGAACCTCTCTTTCTCAATCATTGGATTCTTCTCCCTGCTTGACTTCGGCTTTGGACTCGGGGTGGTGAAGTGGACAGGAGAGACAAGCGCCACCGGAGAGATTGAGTACCGTAACCATATGCTGAGCACCATTTTCTTTGTGTATCTGGCCATTGCGGTGGTAGGAATGCTCTTCCTCAGTATCTTTGCGGTGTTTTATCCCACACTCTTCTCGATTGATACTGCAATAGCTCCCGAGGCCATCGCAGTCCTGCTTATCCTAGGTATTCGTTCCCTTGCTATACAGATTCCCTTAAGCCTATTCAAGGGAGCTCTGTTTGGCGAACAAGAGATTCATCTTACCAATATCATTCAAATTCTTGGTTCCCTGCTCTATGCAGTGACCGTCTGGTTTGCCCTAAGTGCAGGAAAAGGCATCGTCTGGTTGGCAACCATGAACTGCCTTGCGTTCCTCCTCGAGAACATCGCGTACGTCTACTTTGCCTACAAGAACGTCAAAGGGTTGCGGATATCCATCCGCCTTGTGAGAAAGCAAGATTTCAGTGAGGCCATGGGCTTCAGCTTCTACTCCTTTCTCACCACCATTGCAGGGTTGGTCCTCTTCCAGACTGATGCGATCATCATCCAGCTCTTCTTTGGCCTTGAATTGGTTGGACTCTATGCTGTTGCCATCAAGGTAACCGAATATGCATTCCTGCTGACGAAACAGCTGGTGAATGTCCTCACTCCACTTATCAGCGAACTCAAGGCAAAACAAGAGCATGACACCATCAGGTACTTGTTGCTCGACCTGTCCAAGTACATCATGGCAACTGGATTCCTGATAGCAGGAAGCGTATATGTCTTTGGAGGGGACCTCCTGGTTCTTTGGGTCGGTGAAATCTATGCAGAAGTAACCATCCCCTTGCTCCTGCTTATCACCTCCTTTGTGGTATCAGTACCTGAACTTGTGGCATCAAATGTTTTGACCATGACCGGTTACCACCGCTTTAGTGCCATCTCGGCTGGCCTCTCCACAGCACTGAACATTGCCTTCAGCCTCCTTTTGATCAAACCATTCGGACTGACAGGCATCGCCATGGGAACCCTGATCTCCAGCTCAGTTGTCAGTGGCATCGTGATTCCAGTGAAAGCCGCAAGAAGCTACGAATTCCCCTATCGGCGGTATATTTCCAGGGTTTACCTCCCTGCGGCACTACCGACGATTCTCTTGGTAGCTACCGGGTACCTCATGAAGTTTTTCTTTTCAGTGGATTCACTGTGGGATATGATGTTCATGGCAATCCCTGGCATAGTGGTATATTTGCTGGTATTTTGGATATTCTTCACTGACCCGGTGATCAAGAAGAATATCAAGACAAAACTGGTACATCCAGCAAGACGATAA